The window GGCGGGAAGACATAGTTTGGCGTCTTTGCGGGCCCGGACCAGGAGCACAGAACGTTCTGGAATGTCTCGAAAGCAGGTGCGATTGCAAAAACTGCCATCGCCAGCCAACACCAGGATCTTGTCGCCGCCTCCGGCCTGATCCATCTCCTGCCGTAGTTGTTTACCCATCTCAACAAAGCTGCGCGAAAGGTTATGCTGTTTCGCAGCGTCCCGATACTGTTTCTTCATCTCCTCGGTAGCTTTCCTGCCCGGTCGCTTGACACGCGAGACCTCCTCAAAGCGAACCGGCACGGCGCGCGCGCCGACTGCCGAATTGCGGTGCAGCGGCAGCAGGAGCGAAGCCTGTAGAAAGCGCAACCCCAACAACAGATTCATATGGAAGGGCGGTGACAACGGATCGCGTTGATAGAACGCTTGCGGGATGCAGCGTCCGGTCTTGCGCAAGCGGGTATCGTCGAGAGCCACGCCAACCAGGCGTTGCGGGCAATGAGTCAAGGCGCGTTTCAGGATGGGGCGGAACAATTCCTGCGGCTCCCACTGGCAGCGCGAGTGAAGGAAATACTCCGCGCTCCAACTGCGGTTCTGGCCGCCGTTGGTCCAAATGATGCGAGTGAGGCAGCGCCGCCCCAGGCAGACCAGTGATCCCAGGGCTTGGCGCACGCCACGGACAAAGGTGCGCTGTTGGGGAAAGACGTCACGCCAGTCCTGAACAATGGAGAGGAATTCGGCGAGGAGGCTCATCGCGCCTCCGGCCGGAGGGAGAAGGTATTCTTCTCGGGGCGCAGGAAGCGATCGCCGCGGGCCACCTTTTTGGTGAGCGAGGAGACGAGGCTTTCGCGATCGATGGTCACGCCGAACTGGGTTTGGATGCGGTCCAGGATGTCGGAGACATGGAGAGGGGAGCGGGCTTTCTTGAGTATGTCGAAGGCCATATCCACTTGTGACAGACCTTTACGGGGGCGTGGCTCTGGGGGAGAGGGGTTGTCATGGCGGAGGCGGCGGACGGCACGGAGCTGGGCGTCGAGAGAAGCTTCAAACACACCGAGGATGAGATCTTTAGTGTCATCGTTCATGGGGGTCTCCTGAGCATAGAGGCTCAGGACCAGGATGGCATAGTCAGGTCGGTCTGTCAATACAATAATGAACCGACCGACTCATTTTCGAAAGCGTCACGGCTCAGCCATGAGGAGGGGATAAAACAAATTGGCTCGAAAATGTAGAAACTCCAGTCGCAGGTCAGAGACCTGCGCTACGGTTGCGGATCGACCATGCCGGGGAATCAGGCAACAAGCGGCAGATCAAGTCACCCTCCAACCGCTACAATGTGGAACATGTCCGTGAGCCCCCACGCCGGCAAGCCGCCGCTGCCTTCCATGATCCCCAACGTCCCGCGCATTGTCTCCGCCTATTACACCGGCAAGCCCGATGCATCCGTTCGCGAGCAGCGCGTTTCCTTCGGTACGTCCGGCCATCGGGGAGCTTCACTGCTCAACAGCTTCAACGAAGCACACATCCTGGCAGTAACGGAAGCCATTTGCCGCTACCGCAAAACCCAGGGCGCCACCGGCCCACTCTATCTCGGCGCGGACACGCACGCACTCAGCGAACCGGCATCGGTGAGCGCGCTCGAAGTCCTGGCCGCGCACGGAGTCGATGTCTGCATTGATCAGGACCTG of the Acidobacteriota bacterium genome contains:
- a CDS encoding phosphoglucomutase, alpha-D-glucose phosphate-specific (catalyzes the interconversion of alpha-D-glucose 1-phosphate to alpha-D-glucose 6-phosphate), encoding MSVSPHAGKPPLPSMIPNVPRIVSAYYTGKPDASVREQRVSFGTSGHRGASLLNSFNEAHILAVTEAICRYRKTQGATGPLYLGADTHALSEPASVSALEVLAAHGVDVCIDQDLGFTPTPVISRAILAYNQNRTTGLADGIVITPSHNPPEDGGIKYNPPHGGPAGTDITKTVEEQANVFLADGLEGVSRIPYSQALRAATTHRFDYISSYVNELGSVLDLDA
- a CDS encoding winged helix-turn-helix domain-containing protein translates to MNDDTKDLILGVFEASLDAQLRAVRRLRHDNPSPPEPRPRKGLSQVDMAFDILKKARSPLHVSDILDRIQTQFGVTIDRESLVSSLTKKVARGDRFLRPEKNTFSLRPEAR
- a CDS encoding transposase, with the protein product MSLLAEFLSIVQDWRDVFPQQRTFVRGVRQALGSLVCLGRRCLTRIIWTNGGQNRSWSAEYFLHSRCQWEPQELFRPILKRALTHCPQRLVGVALDDTRLRKTGRCIPQAFYQRDPLSPPFHMNLLLGLRFLQASLLLPLHRNSAVGARAVPVRFEEVSRVKRPGRKATEEMKKQYRDAAKQHNLSRSFVEMGKQLRQEMDQAGGGDKILVLAGDGSFCNRTCFRDIPERSVLLVRARKDAKLCLPATDGSRRFYGEEKFTPEEVRQDDSRDWKTTKIFYGGKRRKVRYKEVVGVYWQGGAGRLPLRLIVIAPTPYRKSKSKKLYYRQPAYLLTSDLHSSLKQLLQIYFDRWQIEVNHREEKDTLGVGQAQLWNATSVPKQPVLAVASYSAVLLASLQAFGAERGKAYAELPKWRRKARRPSCLDLITLLRKEMTQQPELLAPFGFTITDPALVQAADA